One window from the genome of Thermococcus siculi encodes:
- a CDS encoding MFS transporter — translation MSLNRNFWLFAVGRFISQLGWAVQEVALPLYVLDQTHSGSMMTLFVLADIIPSLIIMPFAGVVGDRYNRKRLMVWFDILRGVLLFGVIAFNFLGIYQLLAVQVVMAVMGTFFGAATSAMFPDLVEPEELEKANSTVSSFSIIARLIGPALGGVIYAFGGIRMAILINAVSFFGSGLFEALIRYEWKTRQIESAGEVIRDLREGLAFLRSSHYLMVLMGFALFMNAVGAPFGSVIMPYAFREVLKFSSQQFGLLESFFMGGMLLGNLLIAMKLGRKAGSYFFKALAASGAMILAFVWVISPWAEISKETAFLTLAGVGLLWGVSNAVVNIPLQAKIQRAIPTELRSRVFAALALLVNISTPLGLVVVGPLLDRYAAWSVSLSIWLIQGAVIIYYYVRHREVLLKEQRYGEDGNEAEVT, via the coding sequence TTGAGCCTGAACAGGAACTTCTGGCTCTTTGCGGTCGGACGTTTCATAAGTCAGCTGGGATGGGCGGTTCAGGAGGTTGCACTGCCACTGTACGTCCTGGATCAGACCCACAGCGGTTCGATGATGACCCTCTTCGTCCTGGCGGACATAATCCCCTCCCTCATAATCATGCCCTTTGCAGGGGTCGTGGGGGACAGGTACAACAGGAAGAGGCTGATGGTCTGGTTCGATATTCTCAGGGGTGTCCTGCTCTTCGGCGTGATCGCCTTCAACTTCCTCGGAATCTACCAGTTGCTCGCGGTTCAGGTCGTCATGGCCGTTATGGGGACGTTCTTCGGCGCGGCCACGAGCGCAATGTTCCCCGACCTCGTTGAGCCGGAGGAGCTGGAGAAGGCAAACTCCACCGTTAGCTCTTTCTCGATAATAGCCCGCCTGATAGGTCCCGCCCTTGGAGGAGTTATCTACGCCTTCGGCGGGATAAGGATGGCGATCCTAATAAACGCGGTGAGCTTTTTCGGCTCGGGTCTGTTTGAGGCCCTCATACGGTACGAGTGGAAAACGCGCCAGATCGAGAGTGCCGGAGAGGTTATCCGGGATCTACGGGAAGGACTCGCGTTCCTCCGCTCGAGTCATTACCTGATGGTACTCATGGGGTTTGCCCTGTTTATGAACGCCGTTGGGGCACCCTTCGGCTCGGTCATAATGCCCTACGCATTCAGGGAGGTTCTGAAGTTCAGCAGCCAGCAGTTCGGTCTGCTGGAGAGCTTCTTCATGGGTGGCATGCTCCTCGGGAACCTTCTCATAGCGATGAAGCTCGGAAGAAAGGCAGGGAGCTACTTCTTCAAAGCCCTGGCCGCCAGCGGGGCCATGATCCTGGCGTTTGTGTGGGTCATCTCACCCTGGGCGGAGATCTCAAAGGAGACCGCATTCCTAACCCTCGCCGGCGTTGGGCTGCTCTGGGGCGTCAGCAATGCTGTGGTAAACATCCCGCTACAGGCCAAAATTCAGCGCGCCATACCCACGGAGTTGAGGAGCAGGGTCTTCGCGGCACTGGCTCTGCTCGTCAACATATCAACGCCCCTGGGCCTAGTCGTGGTTGGTCCACTCCTGGATCGCTACGCCGCCTGGTCGGTCTCCCTCTCAATATGGCTCATCCAGGGTGCGGTGATTATCTATTACTACGTTAGACATAGGGAGGTTCTCCTGAAAGAGCAAAGGTATGGAGAAGACGGGAACGAAGCTGAAGTCACTTAA
- a CDS encoding cob(I)yrinic acid a,c-diamide adenosyltransferase, which yields MSITTKTGDKGLTGLFTGDRVAKFSPIMEANGTIDELDSFIGEAKHYVPEEMVEILERIQVQLYDLMAELASKGKYSKVGEEDMKWLEDLIHEYEEEVQLRAFVLPGSTVGSAKLDVCRAIARRTERRVAKLVLDYGFGQNALVYLNRLSDLLFIMARAIEKREGKLREVK from the coding sequence ATGTCCATAACCACGAAAACCGGCGATAAGGGTTTAACCGGCCTCTTCACGGGCGACCGTGTGGCGAAGTTCTCGCCCATTATGGAAGCTAACGGCACTATAGACGAGCTGGACAGCTTCATCGGCGAGGCCAAGCACTACGTCCCCGAGGAGATGGTCGAGATTCTGGAGAGGATTCAGGTTCAGCTCTACGACCTCATGGCCGAGCTGGCGAGCAAGGGTAAGTACTCAAAGGTCGGGGAGGAAGACATGAAGTGGCTCGAAGACCTCATTCATGAGTACGAAGAGGAGGTCCAGCTCAGGGCCTTTGTCCTGCCGGGTTCAACCGTCGGCAGTGCCAAGCTCGACGTGTGCAGGGCTATAGCCAGGAGGACTGAGAGAAGGGTCGCTAAGCTCGTCCTCGACTACGGCTTCGGCCAGAACGCGCTCGTCTACCTCAACAGGCTGAGCGACCTGCTCTTCATAATGGCGAGGGCGATAGAGAAGAGGGAGGGGAAGCTGAGGGAGGTTAAGTGA